A genomic region of Marinobacter sp. NP-4(2019) contains the following coding sequences:
- a CDS encoding PilZ domain-containing protein, translating to MGPGFGARSGILTLTIKDKAVLYAAYMPYIRQGGLFIPTQKQYQLGDEVFLLLNLMDEPEKIPVAGKVIWITPKGAQGNRAAGIGVQFNGDDETARTKIESYLAGSLNSDRPTHTM from the coding sequence ATGGGCCCCGGCTTTGGCGCACGAAGTGGCATTCTGACCCTTACCATCAAGGACAAAGCCGTACTGTATGCGGCGTATATGCCATACATCCGACAGGGTGGGCTGTTCATTCCGACCCAGAAACAGTACCAGCTCGGGGACGAAGTGTTTCTGTTGCTGAACCTGATGGATGAACCCGAGAAAATTCCGGTTGCCGGTAAAGTGATCTGGATTACCCCAAAGGGCGCACAGGGTAACCGAGCCGCTGGCATCGGAGTTCAGTTCAACGGAGATGATGAAACCGCGCGGACCAAGATTGAGTCCTATCTGGCAGGTTCCCTGAATTCCGACCGTCCGACTCACACCATGTAA
- a CDS encoding transglutaminase TgpA family protein: MAAFSGHYEVSGAETPPLPTRALLWVIASFALLLAPQWDRLPVWLIASCVALAGWRWLAQSGRVRLPGKWLRTAIMLGVIAIYIATVQGRFTVDTAASFFVLAVGLKWLETRSTRDFYVLFFILVYLATVNFLFHQEIYWTVLNLLAVSLLLVGLQILNAPDLPASMRSGWRRLGMMLLKTLPVVVLLFVFFPRMAPLWSVPLVSGEARSGISDTMRPGDISNLAQSSDRAFRATFGGELPAYRDRYWRGLILDYLDGETWRQGQGEPFRRPGRVSLDGGVGDLTSGQYDVLMEPTDQRWAFVLEGSVAVSDNVVPTDEGVFRFRRPADTTVRYRMELQGNGQRDAVAEDPRQLRRYLQLPRSGNPRARALAEQMKADNPDAAGMVEALMSRFRQQAYYYTLRPPAMPEDGIDALLFDEKRGFCAHYAGATTFLLRAAGIPARVVVGYQGGDPGAGDEYLVVRQYDAHAWVEAWLDGEGWVRVDPTAAIAPDRIESGLRDAVAEEGSFLEDDWASPQRYGNMAMLQWASLQLDRINYHWQRWVVGYQGQSQMDLMSRLPGGLGLKELGYATAGIVGFALLVAGGFSSWQIRRSSRGDPAGRLIRRWHKLCHRAGIPVRFGETPTQLAERIALARPGAAGTARVFARLVNKHYYGSEPEEGQRRLREKMARLLTTMRKQMSRDTSQSRETATRRVTG, translated from the coding sequence ATGGCGGCGTTTTCAGGTCATTATGAGGTGTCAGGGGCTGAAACTCCCCCGCTTCCCACCAGGGCCCTACTCTGGGTGATAGCCAGTTTTGCGTTGCTGTTGGCGCCGCAATGGGACCGTTTGCCAGTATGGCTGATCGCCAGCTGCGTTGCTCTGGCGGGCTGGCGTTGGCTGGCTCAGTCCGGTCGTGTCCGTTTACCCGGAAAATGGCTGAGGACCGCGATCATGCTGGGGGTGATCGCTATTTATATCGCCACGGTTCAGGGGCGGTTTACGGTGGATACGGCCGCCTCGTTCTTCGTCCTCGCAGTAGGACTCAAGTGGCTGGAAACCCGTTCCACCCGGGATTTCTATGTGCTGTTCTTTATTCTGGTGTACCTGGCAACCGTCAACTTCCTGTTTCATCAGGAGATCTACTGGACAGTCCTGAATCTGCTGGCGGTCAGTTTATTACTGGTGGGGCTTCAGATTCTGAACGCGCCGGATTTACCAGCATCCATGCGGTCCGGCTGGCGTCGCTTGGGCATGATGCTGTTGAAAACGTTGCCGGTAGTCGTGTTGCTGTTCGTATTCTTTCCGCGAATGGCTCCGCTCTGGAGTGTGCCTTTGGTGTCCGGAGAAGCCCGCTCAGGTATCAGTGACACCATGCGCCCCGGAGATATTTCCAACCTCGCCCAGAGTAGTGATAGAGCTTTCCGCGCAACCTTCGGCGGCGAACTTCCCGCCTATCGGGATCGTTACTGGCGGGGCTTGATACTGGACTATCTGGACGGAGAAACCTGGCGCCAGGGGCAGGGGGAGCCGTTCAGGCGACCGGGACGAGTGTCTCTCGATGGTGGTGTGGGAGACCTGACGTCCGGTCAGTACGATGTATTGATGGAACCCACGGACCAGCGCTGGGCTTTTGTCCTGGAAGGGTCTGTGGCGGTCTCCGACAATGTGGTGCCAACCGACGAGGGGGTGTTCCGGTTTCGTCGCCCGGCCGACACGACGGTGCGCTACCGTATGGAGCTACAGGGCAACGGCCAGCGTGATGCCGTTGCTGAGGATCCCCGACAGCTGCGCCGCTACTTGCAGTTACCACGGAGTGGTAATCCGCGGGCACGGGCTCTGGCAGAACAAATGAAGGCAGACAATCCCGACGCCGCAGGCATGGTTGAGGCATTGATGTCCCGGTTCCGGCAGCAGGCATATTATTACACCCTGCGACCGCCTGCGATGCCGGAAGACGGTATCGATGCCCTGCTGTTTGATGAAAAACGGGGCTTCTGCGCTCATTATGCGGGTGCGACAACGTTCTTGTTGCGGGCCGCCGGCATACCCGCCCGAGTGGTCGTGGGGTATCAGGGAGGCGATCCGGGAGCGGGTGACGAGTATCTCGTGGTGCGCCAATACGACGCCCATGCGTGGGTCGAGGCGTGGCTGGATGGCGAAGGTTGGGTGCGGGTGGATCCAACCGCTGCCATTGCACCTGACCGGATTGAGTCCGGGTTGCGTGACGCTGTGGCCGAGGAAGGCTCGTTTCTGGAGGATGACTGGGCGTCGCCACAACGGTACGGCAATATGGCCATGCTGCAGTGGGCGTCCCTGCAACTGGACCGGATCAACTATCATTGGCAGCGCTGGGTGGTAGGCTACCAGGGGCAGTCCCAGATGGATTTGATGTCCCGTTTGCCCGGTGGGCTTGGATTGAAGGAGCTGGGCTACGCAACGGCGGGCATTGTCGGATTCGCCCTGCTGGTAGCCGGAGGCTTTTCCTCCTGGCAAATACGCCGCTCGTCTCGCGGCGATCCTGCGGGGCGGTTAATCCGGCGTTGGCACAAGCTGTGTCATCGTGCCGGTATTCCGGTGCGTTTTGGCGAGACACCCACGCAACTGGCGGAACGGATTGCCCTGGCCAGACCCGGGGCAGCGGGAACGGCCAGAGTTTTTGCCCGATTGGTAAACAAGCATTACTATGGCAGCGAACCGGAAGAGGGTCAGCGCCGGCTCCGTGAGAAGATGGCGCGCTTGCTGACCACCATGCGTAAACAGATGTCCCGGGATACCTCACAGTCCCGCGAAACCGCCACCAGAAGGGTAACAGGTTGA
- a CDS encoding patatin-like phospholipase family protein — MKPGHGKTVALTLGSGGARGYAHIGAIEVLEERGYEVIAISGCSMGALIGGMYAAGKMKDYKDWVTGLGQFDVLKLLDVTFNSVGAIRGEKIFSVVRDMLGDTRIEDLPIAYTAVATDLLAHKEIWFQEGPLDQAIRASVAIPSVVTPLVLNGRVLVDGALLNPLPIIPTISSHADMIVAVNLSGEDERRRRIPDAAFSESGEGEDGDTEEWVDVIREKASRWFDWDAIKTFSSRKGGASSGDSPEDKISKAVEKKRADKIQDDPDLVHETIDWDKLGIGKFDVMNLTIETMQSALVQYKIAGYPPDLLVNVPKNASRSYDYHKAPELIQLGRERMAAALDRYEENRTSSGPLAV; from the coding sequence CTGAAGCCGGGGCATGGTAAAACCGTAGCGTTGACCCTGGGTAGTGGTGGTGCCCGGGGCTATGCCCATATTGGTGCCATTGAGGTCCTGGAAGAGCGGGGCTATGAGGTTATTGCCATCTCCGGGTGCTCCATGGGGGCTCTGATCGGCGGGATGTATGCGGCCGGGAAAATGAAGGACTACAAGGACTGGGTGACAGGGCTTGGTCAATTTGATGTTCTCAAGCTGTTGGACGTTACGTTTAATTCCGTGGGTGCCATTCGAGGTGAGAAAATATTCTCGGTCGTGCGGGACATGTTGGGAGACACCCGCATTGAGGATCTGCCCATTGCTTATACAGCAGTCGCCACGGATTTGCTGGCGCACAAGGAAATCTGGTTTCAGGAGGGGCCGCTGGATCAGGCTATTCGCGCTTCCGTTGCCATTCCCAGTGTGGTGACGCCCCTGGTTCTTAATGGCCGGGTTCTGGTGGATGGTGCGCTGTTGAACCCGCTTCCCATTATCCCCACGATTTCCTCCCATGCTGACATGATCGTGGCGGTAAACCTCAGTGGTGAGGATGAGCGTCGTCGGCGAATTCCCGATGCCGCCTTCAGCGAGTCCGGTGAGGGGGAAGATGGCGATACGGAAGAATGGGTGGATGTGATCCGCGAAAAAGCGTCCCGCTGGTTTGACTGGGATGCGATCAAAACGTTTAGCAGTCGGAAAGGGGGCGCTTCATCGGGCGATAGCCCTGAAGACAAGATCAGCAAGGCGGTGGAGAAAAAACGGGCAGACAAAATTCAGGATGACCCGGACCTGGTTCATGAAACTATCGATTGGGACAAGCTGGGCATTGGTAAGTTCGATGTCATGAACCTGACCATCGAAACCATGCAAAGTGCGCTGGTCCAGTACAAAATTGCCGGCTACCCACCGGATTTGCTGGTCAACGTGCCGAAAAATGCGTCCCGCAGTTACGATTACCACAAGGCACCGGAGTTGATTCAGCTGGGGAGAGAGCGAATGGCCGCTGCCCTGGATCGTTACGAAGAGAATCGTACCAGCTCCGGCCCACTGGCAGTGTGA
- a CDS encoding DUF58 domain-containing protein: MFQALRSRWRRWVNRRIPRTDKQVFSQRNIFILPTGPGVVFGLLLLVMLITGINYQNSLIYLLTFMLGALLVAAMHQTHRNLAGLELTLVQAGEGFAGERIPFRFRAVSGKHDAVAISLACDEYALSQQHVPAGQAGDLELSAASRERGYFRPDRVRVETRFPFGLLKAWSWIRPASFGIVYPRPVPAPDAASTVSDGDDQESSRSVEGNDHADMRPWREGDLAQRVLWKRYARTGQMVIADWEGEQGSPHWLDYQAFPGVDQELRISYLTALVLERGRSGTPFGLNLPGQVIEPDTGPAHVSRCLKSLAVFGLEKPRDDSPSMFGTRARAAGSTAIGEGG, translated from the coding sequence ATGTTTCAGGCACTTCGTTCACGCTGGCGGCGCTGGGTCAATCGCAGGATTCCCCGCACGGATAAACAGGTATTCAGCCAGCGAAATATTTTCATTTTGCCGACCGGCCCGGGCGTGGTGTTTGGCCTGTTGCTGCTGGTAATGCTGATTACCGGCATCAATTATCAAAATAGCCTGATCTACCTGCTGACTTTCATGCTGGGCGCCCTTCTGGTGGCCGCGATGCATCAGACGCACCGTAACCTGGCGGGGCTGGAACTTACCCTTGTTCAGGCCGGTGAGGGGTTTGCCGGTGAGCGGATTCCATTCCGCTTCCGTGCGGTGTCTGGCAAGCACGACGCTGTCGCCATTTCCCTGGCGTGTGATGAGTACGCCCTGAGCCAGCAGCACGTACCGGCGGGGCAGGCTGGTGATCTGGAGCTTTCGGCGGCGAGCCGGGAGAGGGGGTATTTTCGCCCCGATAGGGTCCGGGTCGAGACCCGTTTCCCATTCGGATTACTCAAGGCCTGGTCCTGGATACGGCCGGCATCTTTCGGCATTGTCTACCCGCGCCCCGTGCCGGCACCGGACGCCGCGAGCACGGTGTCTGATGGTGACGATCAGGAATCCTCCCGCTCCGTGGAAGGCAACGACCACGCTGACATGCGGCCCTGGCGGGAAGGGGATCTGGCCCAGCGCGTATTATGGAAACGCTACGCCCGTACCGGCCAGATGGTGATCGCAGACTGGGAAGGTGAACAGGGCAGTCCCCACTGGCTTGATTATCAGGCGTTTCCAGGCGTGGACCAGGAGTTGCGGATCAGCTATCTGACGGCGCTCGTTCTTGAGCGCGGCCGGTCGGGTACGCCGTTTGGCTTGAATCTGCCGGGCCAGGTTATTGAGCCAGATACCGGCCCCGCTCATGTTAGCCGCTGCCTTAAAAGTCTTGCGGTGTTTGGTCTGGAGAAGCCTCGGGATGATTCCCCGAGCATGTTTGGCACAAGGGCCCGCGCAGCAGGATCGACAGCCATCGGGGAGGGCGGTTGA
- the holB gene encoding DNA polymerase III subunit delta', giving the protein MPWLHDAWQSLQKRLGENRLPHALLVAGERGVGKRMFADGVAGLLICERPVDDGDQGLQPCGVCKQCELVAAGTHPDIRVYSPEKSRMIKVDQIRALSSFAVSSPQVGQRKVAIIDRADQLNINSANALLKTLEEPSDDVVLILLQESGRPVLPTIRSRCQILSIAIPDGDAAARWLAAEVMKLDEADRPSVELCSKALALSGNTPRLAYEYLTGDFLTLREQALAQFRQFMKGQLTVGEAAKPFKALGLEGALGLFEGWAADLARISAGGTPRDTDAADMLSYLARSNPPWRAHQILELVQETRSAAVYNVNPELEAGRLLIAWQELMPRKRAPA; this is encoded by the coding sequence ATGCCCTGGCTTCACGATGCCTGGCAGAGCCTGCAGAAACGTCTTGGTGAAAACCGGCTGCCTCATGCGCTGCTGGTTGCGGGCGAGCGTGGTGTTGGCAAGCGGATGTTTGCCGATGGCGTTGCCGGCTTACTGATCTGTGAGCGGCCTGTCGATGATGGAGATCAGGGGCTCCAGCCTTGTGGCGTCTGCAAGCAGTGTGAATTGGTGGCGGCCGGTACCCATCCGGATATTCGCGTTTACAGCCCGGAAAAGTCGCGGATGATCAAGGTAGATCAGATTCGGGCACTGTCCTCGTTCGCCGTATCGTCTCCGCAGGTCGGGCAACGCAAGGTGGCGATTATTGATCGTGCAGATCAATTGAACATCAACTCCGCCAACGCGTTGCTGAAAACCCTGGAAGAGCCTTCTGATGACGTCGTCCTCATATTGTTGCAGGAAAGCGGGCGCCCGGTTCTGCCGACCATCCGCTCCCGCTGTCAGATACTGTCGATTGCCATTCCGGATGGCGATGCCGCAGCCCGCTGGCTGGCGGCTGAAGTCATGAAACTGGATGAAGCCGATCGCCCCTCCGTGGAGTTGTGCAGCAAAGCACTGGCGTTATCCGGCAACACGCCGAGGCTGGCCTATGAATACCTGACCGGTGATTTCCTGACATTACGGGAGCAGGCCCTGGCGCAATTCCGTCAATTCATGAAAGGTCAGTTAACCGTGGGTGAAGCCGCCAAGCCGTTCAAGGCGCTCGGGCTGGAAGGCGCCCTGGGGCTGTTTGAAGGTTGGGCGGCGGATCTGGCCAGAATTTCCGCGGGGGGTACCCCAAGGGATACGGACGCAGCGGATATGCTGAGCTATCTCGCCAGATCCAACCCACCGTGGCGCGCTCATCAGATCCTGGAGCTGGTTCAGGAGACACGTTCCGCGGCGGTGTACAACGTCAACCCGGAGCTTGAAGCCGGCAGACTGCTGATCGCGTGGCAGGAATTAATGCCCCGTAAACGGGCGCCGGCCTGA
- a CDS encoding DUF4892 domain-containing protein, which produces MKLRGLLSCFVVGFLVLAVGPVAVAQVSDEHLAEFPEAFPQSSLEEEVAVASSGHLILFSPVREINNQIRSERMARLPVRGAGRLYQINRDASRGEAREHYERILQARGAQVLFECSGRSCGRSNVWANQIFDQYTLYGRDADQDYLVAAVTGESGVTWLTLVYTVTRGTQREYVWIEHLEAGRGAAIPGLDSINARISGPIIVPWQGGVTHRFDWSATDRRMLNNWVEDDGAKVVLSGFAALGEQESLEGAMDRARQAMESLSQVLDKSGISRSRQTLITIGPSVVIPSPERQGDRVEIVVIRGAPGE; this is translated from the coding sequence ATGAAGCTTAGAGGGCTATTAAGTTGTTTTGTCGTTGGATTTCTTGTCCTGGCTGTCGGTCCCGTTGCCGTCGCGCAAGTAAGTGACGAGCATCTGGCAGAGTTTCCGGAGGCATTTCCACAGTCCTCACTGGAAGAAGAGGTGGCGGTTGCCTCTTCCGGTCACCTGATTCTGTTCAGTCCGGTCAGGGAGATTAACAATCAGATTCGCTCAGAACGAATGGCAAGACTCCCGGTTAGAGGTGCAGGGCGTCTGTACCAGATCAATCGGGATGCCAGTCGTGGTGAGGCACGCGAACACTATGAGAGAATATTACAGGCACGGGGTGCTCAAGTGTTGTTTGAGTGCAGCGGTCGCAGTTGTGGCCGAAGTAATGTCTGGGCGAACCAGATTTTTGATCAGTATACGCTGTATGGGCGCGATGCCGACCAGGATTATCTTGTTGCAGCGGTGACGGGAGAATCCGGCGTGACCTGGCTTACCCTGGTATACACCGTCACCCGTGGTACGCAGCGGGAGTATGTCTGGATTGAACACCTGGAAGCCGGTAGAGGTGCGGCGATTCCCGGCCTGGATTCCATCAACGCCAGGATCAGTGGACCGATCATTGTGCCCTGGCAGGGAGGGGTCACCCATCGTTTTGATTGGAGTGCGACGGACCGCAGAATGCTGAATAACTGGGTGGAGGATGACGGTGCCAAAGTGGTGCTTTCAGGTTTTGCGGCGCTCGGGGAACAGGAGTCCCTGGAAGGCGCCATGGATCGGGCTCGGCAGGCTATGGAGTCGTTATCACAGGTACTCGACAAAAGCGGAATCTCCAGAAGCCGTCAGACGCTGATTACCATTGGGCCGTCTGTTGTCATTCCTTCTCCGGAACGTCAGGGTGATCGTGTCGAAATTGTCGTGATACGAGGTGCACCGGGTGAGTAA
- a CDS encoding alpha/beta fold hydrolase: MNDIVLSPKVAAEVTPEEVTWPLENIELAGLRWSDKEAQGDSCPILMLHGWLDNSLTFAHLAPELPRGRDVYAVDLAGHGHSGHRAEGQSYLLMDYVADLAELIERYFDHAPDHKVDLIGHSLGGIVCVLYAAAFPEHVRNLVMIDSIGPISRPPEDTIPQLRRAIRKRMTGSGKSVVYSDPQTAAKAREGGLSPLSPEAAMTLIPRNMKAVDSGFVWRTDPRLRHPSMMMLEESQVLASLREVRTRTLFIRAEHGLLSSRKGWEPRLDAIPRMETVTVPGGHHCHFDGDIEPVSQAIREFISHEA; encoded by the coding sequence ATGAATGACATTGTGTTATCCCCGAAAGTGGCCGCCGAAGTGACGCCCGAAGAGGTGACCTGGCCCCTTGAAAACATCGAGTTGGCGGGTCTGCGGTGGTCTGACAAAGAGGCTCAGGGTGATTCCTGTCCGATCCTGATGCTCCACGGCTGGCTGGATAACAGCCTGACATTTGCTCATCTGGCGCCTGAGTTGCCGCGTGGAAGGGACGTGTATGCCGTGGATTTGGCGGGTCACGGGCACTCCGGTCATCGTGCGGAAGGTCAGAGTTACCTGCTGATGGATTATGTAGCCGATCTGGCGGAATTGATCGAACGTTATTTTGATCATGCCCCGGACCACAAGGTGGATCTGATCGGCCACTCCCTGGGCGGAATTGTGTGTGTCCTGTATGCGGCGGCGTTTCCGGAGCATGTCCGGAATCTGGTGATGATTGACAGTATCGGCCCGATCAGCCGGCCACCAGAGGACACCATTCCGCAATTGCGCAGGGCGATCAGGAAGCGCATGACCGGGTCAGGCAAGTCGGTGGTGTACTCCGATCCCCAGACCGCCGCCAAAGCCCGGGAAGGAGGGTTGAGCCCACTATCTCCGGAGGCGGCGATGACTCTCATCCCCCGTAACATGAAAGCGGTCGACAGCGGGTTTGTCTGGCGCACCGATCCGAGACTCCGTCATCCTTCAATGATGATGCTGGAGGAATCGCAGGTGTTGGCGAGCCTTCGGGAAGTCAGGACCCGTACCCTGTTTATCCGTGCCGAGCACGGGCTGTTGTCCTCCAGGAAAGGCTGGGAGCCTCGCCTGGATGCCATTCCCCGGATGGAAACCGTGACGGTACCCGGTGGCCATCACTGCCATTTTGACGGAGACATTGAGCCGGTCAGTCAAGCAATCAGGGAATTTATCAGCCATGAAGCTTAG
- the prmB gene encoding 50S ribosomal protein L3 N(5)-glutamine methyltransferase — protein MTSPIDDLHTVRDFLRYVSSRFSASELYFGHGTDNVWDETVQLVMRSLHLPLENNTLFLDARLTREERELIISRMRRRIEERVPLAYLLGEAWFMGMPFNVDERVLVPRSPIGELIERGLQPWLGEHPVTRVLDLCTGSGCIGIGMATVFDDAEIDLSDISSDALEVARSNIELHGLGDRVRTVQSDVFDGIEGRYDVILSNPPYVDAEDMAGMPDEYRHEPELGLAAGNDGLDIAHRIIAGASDHLNPGGLLIVEVGNSWIALEQAYPDLPLTWLDFENGGDGVFLVTAEDLQQWQEKS, from the coding sequence GTGACCAGCCCTATTGATGACCTGCATACTGTCAGGGACTTCCTGCGGTATGTTTCTTCCCGGTTCTCCGCTTCAGAGTTGTATTTCGGCCATGGCACGGACAATGTTTGGGATGAGACGGTGCAATTGGTGATGCGCAGCCTGCATCTGCCACTGGAAAATAATACCCTGTTCCTCGATGCACGCCTGACCCGGGAAGAGCGCGAACTTATCATCAGCCGTATGCGCAGACGCATTGAAGAGCGGGTGCCCCTGGCCTATTTGTTGGGTGAGGCCTGGTTTATGGGAATGCCTTTCAATGTGGATGAGCGCGTACTGGTTCCCCGTTCTCCCATTGGCGAACTTATTGAGCGTGGTCTTCAGCCCTGGCTTGGTGAACATCCCGTGACGCGTGTCCTTGATCTTTGCACGGGCAGCGGTTGTATTGGCATTGGCATGGCCACGGTATTTGATGACGCGGAAATTGATCTCTCGGATATATCATCGGATGCCCTGGAGGTCGCCCGATCCAACATCGAGCTTCATGGTTTGGGTGATCGGGTGCGTACGGTGCAGTCGGATGTCTTCGACGGCATTGAAGGGCGCTACGACGTTATCCTGAGTAATCCGCCCTATGTCGATGCCGAAGATATGGCGGGTATGCCTGATGAGTACCGCCATGAGCCGGAACTTGGGCTGGCTGCCGGAAATGACGGTCTGGATATTGCCCACAGGATCATCGCCGGCGCCTCGGATCATTTGAACCCGGGCGGACTGCTCATTGTTGAGGTGGGCAACAGTTGGATTGCGCTTGAACAGGCGTATCCGGATTTGCCGCTGACCTGGCTGGACTTCGAAAATGGTGGTGACGGCGTCTTCCTGGTGACCGCCGAGGACCTTCAGCAGTGGCAGGAAAAATCCTGA
- a CDS encoding DUF6160 family protein, whose product MKGLKKIALATAVAAAPFAAHADLKAMDDSAMGNVTGQAGVTIELETKVSIGQFKYTDEGSFAVNDIVLGGSGVAGGTGTDLLDQLKIDIDVADDGDAVIHVGTLDGNPIDWGMTVGSMELLAGSTGSDSTTLISNMSGYGNLAKLDFRVDTATDHLNIVAAFDVQDMDFDVEFLGIGIRDMVITGAGGNFDYDGDGSVMSADADGEFGLDPASQEAQVLAGFANVDLDVYKGAGLGASTATDVLRVDVNNVYMDMSIGAVEIGGTSIGSLAIDNLAVTDTKLAVYGH is encoded by the coding sequence ATGAAAGGCCTGAAGAAAATCGCACTCGCAACAGCGGTCGCTGCTGCCCCTTTCGCGGCTCACGCTGACCTGAAGGCAATGGATGACAGTGCAATGGGTAACGTCACCGGTCAGGCCGGTGTGACCATTGAACTGGAAACCAAAGTAAGCATCGGTCAGTTCAAGTACACGGATGAAGGCTCCTTCGCGGTTAACGACATCGTTCTTGGGGGTTCCGGTGTAGCCGGTGGCACGGGCACTGATCTGCTGGACCAACTGAAGATCGATATCGACGTGGCCGATGATGGCGACGCGGTGATCCACGTTGGCACCCTGGATGGCAACCCGATCGACTGGGGTATGACTGTCGGTTCCATGGAACTGCTGGCTGGCAGCACTGGTTCAGACAGTACCACGCTGATTTCCAACATGAGCGGTTACGGTAATCTGGCAAAGCTCGACTTCCGCGTTGATACGGCGACAGATCACCTGAACATCGTTGCTGCCTTCGACGTGCAGGATATGGATTTTGACGTTGAGTTCCTGGGTATCGGTATCCGTGACATGGTGATCACCGGTGCAGGCGGCAACTTTGACTATGACGGCGACGGTTCTGTCATGTCTGCTGACGCTGATGGCGAATTCGGTCTGGATCCGGCATCTCAGGAAGCTCAGGTACTGGCCGGCTTTGCCAACGTAGACCTGGACGTCTACAAAGGTGCTGGTCTGGGTGCTTCCACGGCCACAGACGTGCTGCGTGTCGACGTGAACAACGTCTACATGGACATGTCCATCGGTGCGGTTGAAATTGGCGGTACATCCATCGGTTCCCTCGCCATCGACAACCTGGCGGTTACCGACACCAAGCTGGCTGTTTACGGTCACTAA
- the aroC gene encoding chorismate synthase, whose amino-acid sequence MSGNTFGKLFTVTTFGESHGAALGCIIDGCPPGLALSEEDMQRDLDRRKPGTSRHTTQRREADEVKILSGVFEGKTTGTPIGLVIENTDQRSKDYSKISEQFRPAHADYTYAHKYGIRDYRGGGRSSARETAMRVAAGAVARKFLEQRLGIRIRGYLSQLGPIKAEKLDWDQVHQNPFFCPDADKVAEMEAYMDALRKEGDSIGARINVVAEGVPPGLGEPIFDRLDADLAHALMSINAVKGVEVGAGFGCIEQKGTEHRDEMTPEGFLSNNAGGVLGGISSGQPIVASIALKPTSSLRLPGRSIDVHGNPVEVITTGRHDPCVGIRATPIAEAMMAIVLMDHYLRHRGQNGDVEVSTPVLGQL is encoded by the coding sequence ATGTCGGGAAACACCTTCGGAAAATTGTTTACAGTCACCACCTTTGGTGAAAGTCACGGGGCCGCTTTGGGGTGCATTATCGACGGTTGCCCTCCAGGGTTGGCGCTGTCCGAGGAGGATATGCAGCGGGACCTGGATCGCCGCAAGCCCGGAACCTCCCGACACACCACCCAGCGCCGCGAGGCGGATGAGGTGAAAATCCTTTCCGGGGTGTTCGAGGGCAAAACCACGGGGACACCGATTGGGCTGGTGATTGAGAATACCGATCAGCGCTCCAAGGATTACTCCAAAATTTCCGAACAGTTCCGACCGGCCCACGCCGATTACACCTATGCCCACAAGTACGGTATTCGCGACTACCGTGGTGGTGGCCGGTCCTCGGCCCGCGAGACGGCCATGCGGGTCGCGGCGGGCGCCGTTGCCAGGAAGTTTCTGGAGCAGCGCCTGGGTATCCGGATTCGTGGCTATCTGTCACAACTGGGACCGATCAAGGCAGAAAAACTCGATTGGGATCAGGTGCACCAGAATCCCTTCTTTTGCCCCGACGCTGACAAGGTGGCGGAGATGGAAGCCTATATGGATGCCTTGCGGAAGGAGGGCGATTCCATTGGTGCCAGGATTAACGTAGTGGCGGAGGGTGTGCCTCCCGGACTGGGTGAGCCGATCTTTGATCGCCTGGATGCGGATCTTGCCCATGCACTGATGAGCATTAACGCCGTTAAGGGTGTGGAAGTCGGTGCCGGTTTTGGGTGTATCGAGCAAAAAGGCACCGAACACCGGGATGAGATGACGCCCGAAGGATTTTTGTCCAACAACGCCGGCGGCGTGCTGGGAGGCATATCGTCTGGCCAGCCGATTGTGGCCAGCATTGCCCTGAAGCCGACATCGAGCCTGAGGTTGCCGGGACGTAGTATCGATGTTCACGGCAACCCCGTGGAAGTTATTACCACCGGGCGACATGATCCTTGCGTAGGCATTCGGGCAACGCCGATTGCAGAGGCGATGATGGCCATTGTCCTGATGGACCACTACTTGCGCCATCGTGGTCAGAACGGCGATGTGGAGGTCTCTACCCCGGTTCTCGGCCAGCTCTGA